Below is a window of Halogeometricum rufum DNA.
GGGCAGAACGTGTTGCACTGCCCGCAGGTCGTGTAGAGGACGTCCTCGGCGCCGTAGTCGCCGTCGTCGTCGCCGACGTAGTGCGCTTCGTCGTCGGTCCAGAGGTCGGTCGTGTCGAGGTTCACCGACGCCGTCGAACCGGCCGCGACGGCGCCGATGCCGGCGGCGACTTTCACGAAGTCGCGCCGCGAGAGCGATGCGTCCGGGTCGCTGTTCGGGTCTGTGTCCGGGTCGTCGGTGGAACTCATCGGTCGTCACCTCCGTGGTCGGAGACGCCGCCGTCGGTGGCGGCGCTCGGTCGGTCTGCGTGCGATTCGTCCCGCGCGTCCAGCGGTCGGAGCGGCAGCACCTCGGCGCCGAGCGAGTAGAGCAGCAGTCCGACGGCAATCATCCCCGCCGAGGTCAGCCACTCCACCGCGCTCGGGAAGTACTCGCCGTGCGGCAGGCCCTCCATCACGGGCAGTATCTGCGGCGGGACGACGATGTTGAACCGCACCGCGACGATGCCGACGACGACGCTCAGGCCCGCCAGCGTCAGCGGCACCGCGGAGCGCCGCCAGGAGCGGTTGCTCAGCACGACCAGCGGGAGGACCCAGCCGAGGCCGACCATGAACACCCAGAACGACCACGACATCTCGCCGAACAGGACGACGAGCCACGTCTCCACCTCGTGGGGGTGCAGGCTGTTGAGCGCGATGAGCGCGTCGATGGTCGTGAACGCCGCGTCCGCGAGGACGAACGCGGCGAGCAACTGACCGAGGCGGTCCATCAGGTCGCGGTCCAGCGTCTCGCCCGTCAGGAGCTTCGACCGCAGGACGTACAGCGCGGCGACGAGCGCCGTCCCCGACACCACCGCCGAGACGACGAAGATGACCGGGAACAGCCCGCTGTTCCAGTACGGCCGGGCCTTCGCGACGGCGAACAGTACGCCGGTACCGCCGTGGACCATGAATATGGCAAGGGGGATGCCGACCAGCCCGGCCCGCTTCAGCCAGCGCTCGTCCGTCTCCGCCGAGGCGGCGGACGTGTCGCGCCGACCGAGGGTGAGCAGGCCGCAGAGCCTCGCCCGCCAGCCCTCGGCGTGCGCGGCCACGCGGGCGAGGTCGACGCGCATCGAGAAGTACAGCTCCGTCACGAGGACGCCGATGTAGGCGACGTAGGCGTGGACCTCCCACGACAGCGCCGACGTGAGCTGTCGCCAGATGAACGGGTGGTACATCCGGTCCATCCGGCCGAGGTCGGTCCAGACGAACAGTAGCGCCACGACCATGCTGACGATGGCCGCGAACAGGGCGTCGCGGTCTATCTTCTCTAAGCCCTCCACCTCGAAGACGTTCGCCAGCGTGCTGACGAGGAACGCCCCCGCCGAGAGGCCGACGAAGTAGATGTAGAAGGCGACCCACGCCCCCCACGGCGCGACGCTCGTGAGGTTGGTACTCGCCATCCCGAGGCTGATGCGACGCCACGTGGCCCACCCGCCCACCGCCAGCAAGACGGCCAGCAGGGCGTACCACGCGACGCGGAACCGTCCGTTCCGGAAGCCGGAGTCGTAGTCGAGTTCGGTCGTCGCCATGGTCCTATTTGAGGTAGTAGACGTTGGGGTCGGTCCCCTCGGACTCCTTGAGTTGGAACGACCGGGTGGAGTCGGCCATCTCCGACACGTCGCTGTCGGGGTCGTTCAGGTCGCCCGCGTTGCGGGCGTCGCCCACGCACGTCTCGACGCAGGCTGGTTCCTCGCCGCGGTTCAACCGGTGCATGCACATGCTGCACTTCCGGACGTTGCCGACCGGGGACTCGCCGCCCTCGCGGGGGCCGCGGTCCACGCCGTACTCCGGACTGGTCACCTCGCCGCTTCCCGTCACCTCGTCGTCGTAGTTCTCGCCGAAGTCGAAGTAGCGCGCGCCGTACGGGCAGGCGATCATGCAGTACCGACAGCCGATACAGCGGTCGTAGTCCACGTTGACGACGCCGTTGTCCATCTTGTACGTCGCCGACACCGGGCAAACCTGCACGCACGGCGGGTTCTCACACTGCATGCACGGGCGCGGAACGTTCGTCCGCGTGACGTTCGGGAACTCGCCGTGTTCCTCCTCCATCACGACGTTGTAGGAGACGCCCGGCGGCGTCCGGTTCTCGGCCTTGCACGCGACCGTACAGGAGTCGCAGCCGACGCACTTCTGCAGGTCGATGACCATGCCCCACTTCTCGTCGCCGTCCGGGCCGTCCTCGCTCTCGACGGACGCCGCGACGGAGTCCATCGACCCGACGGCACAGCCCAGTCCCTCGGCCGTCTCCCGGGAGACGGTCTGGCCGTCGCCGTCGATGGCCGGGTTCGGCGTCTCGCGGTAGTCGTCCCCGAATTCGGCTTCCGCGGCCCGGTCGTACTTCTCCCAGTAGTCGTCGCCCGAGAGTTCCCCGCGGGCGACGCGTTTCGCGTCCTCGGCCATCGCGACGCCGAGGTCGGTGCTGTACTCGGTCTTCGCGAGTTCCGCCTCGGGGTCGGCCGCCTCCGCGTCGACCATCCGGTCGAGCGTGGCCGTGTCCGGCACCGAGGGCGTGCGGGTCGGTTCGGCCGACTCGTCGACTCCGCTCATCGGCCGCCACCTCCCGGCGGGCGTTCGCGCCGCGTCTGGTTCGAGTTCATCACGTGTAGACGGAGACGCCCCAGGGGGCTGAGCGTACTACCGATACTGTTGGGTGCGTCGAGACGGGGCGAGACCCCCCACCTTCGGGTACCCATACTGTTTGGGCCGGGGGTGACCCGAATCAGCGGGAACGGCCTCCCCGAGAGAGCGTATCGGGCGTCGCGAGCGGCGAGACGGGTTCAGGAACCCGATTCCAACGGCGTGAAAATCCCGTATCGGGTTTTAGCCGGTGGCGTCGCGACGCTACGGTATGCAGCGCACTCGCTCGACGCCGACGGGGAGGTGGACGCGATGGCCGTGAACCCGCTGCTGGCGGCCTCGATCGCACTCCGTCTCGGCGGCGTCGGCTACTCGCTCGCGCTCCTCTCTCGGAGCCGTGACCGCCGGTTCGCGTTCCTCACGTGCATGCTCGCGCTGATGGCGGCGCGGCAGGTCTGGACCGCGATGGCGACGACGGCCACCGGACTCGCGGAACTGCCGGGACTCCTGGTCAGCGTCCTCGCCGTCGCGACGGTCCACTACCTCTCGCGGTACGTCTCCGAGGAGGACCGCATCAAGGCGCGACTCCGAGAGACCAACGAGGAGCTTCGAAGCTTCCGGAAGGCGGTCGAACACGCCGGCCACGCCATCTTCCTCACCGACACCGACGGCACCATCGAGTACGCCAACCCCGCCGTCGAGACGGTGACCGGCTACGCCCCCGAGGGCGTCGTCGGCGAGGACCCCAGCCTCTGGAAGTCGGGCGAACACGACGACGACTTCTACGAGGACCTCTGGGCGACGATAACCGACGGGGAGGTCTGGGACGGCGAGATAATCAACGAGCGACGCGACGGGGAGTTCTGCTGGGTGGACATGACCGTCGCCCCCATCACCGACGACGCGGGCGAGGTGGACCGGTTCGTCGCCGTCGACACCGACGTGACCGAACGCAAGGAGCGCGAACTCCGCATCCGCGAGCAGAAAGAGCGACTCGAACACCTCAACGACACGAACGAGGTGCTCCGGGAGGTCAACCGCCGCCTCGTTCAGGCGGACGACCGAGACGACGTCGAGCGCGCGGCCTGCGAGCAGTTCGCCGCGACCGACCCCTACGACGCCGCGTGGGTCGCGACCCGGAACATGGTCAACGACGCCGTCCGGGAGCGCACGCACGCCGGCATCGACGCCGAGAGCCTCGACGCCGTCGTCGCGGCCCTGAACGACGCCGACGGGGAGACGCCCGTGGACCGAGCGCTGACCGAGGGCGTGACCGCCGTCGCTCGAACGGGCGACGGCGACGACGGGTTCGCCCCGGCGGGGTCGGCGGCGACGCTCGCCATCCCGCTCACCTATCGGGACGTCTCCTACGGCGCGCTCGTCGTCCACGCGGCCGACGCCGACGCCCTCGACGCCGTCGACCCGTCCGTCCTCGACGAACTCGGCGAGACCATCGGCTACGCCGTCGACGCGGCCGAGAGCAAGCAGTCGCTGGTCGCCGACCGGGTGACCGAACTCACGTTCAGACTCCCGCCCGACGCCGGTCCGCTGTTCGAACTCGCGGCCGGCCTCGACTGCGAACTCGAACTCGACCGGCTCTCGGTCGCCGCCGACGGCGCTCCCGTCGAGTACGTCACCGTCCGGGGCGCGGACGCAGACGCCGTCTGCGACGCCGCCGCCGCGGACCCGCGGTTCGAGTCCGCGCAGGTCCTGTCGGACGGCGACGAGGCCGCAGTCGTCCGATTCGCCGTCTCCGACGCGTCGGTCGTGACCACGCTGGCCGACCGCAACTGCGTGGTCGACTCGCTCTCGGCGGACGCCGCCGGCGGCCGCGTCACCGCCGAGATGCCGCAGAGCGCGTCCGTCGGCAGCGTCGTCGAGGCGGTGCGCGCCCGCCACCCCGACGCCGACCTGATCGCACAGCGCGAACGCGAGCGCTCGACCGAGACCCGAGGCGAGTTCCGCGCCGCCCTCGAGGACCGACTCACGGAGCGGCAACTGGAAGCGCTCCAGACGGCCCACTTCGCGGGCTACTTCGACTGGCCGCGCGAGACCAGCGGCGAGGACGCCGCGGCCCTGATGGACATCTCCCAGTCGACGTTCCTGCAGCACCTCCGGGCCGCGGAGCGGAAACTCGGCGAACGGCTGTTCGACGAGGAGAGCGACGCGGGGACCCGTGCGACGGCCGGCCGCCTCGCGGCGAAACGCTGACAGACGCGTGGACCCGAGCCGTAGTCGAACGCCGTCGAACGTCGGCGAGCCGTCATCAACGCTTAACTCGGGGCCGCGTGAGACGCTACCAATATCAGATAAGATGAACGAGACAGGCGAGACGATCCGCGTCCTCCACGTGGACGACGAACCGAACTTCGCGGACCTGGCAGCGACCTTCCTCGAACGCGAGAACGACCGGTTCAGCGTCGAGGCGGTGACCAGCGCGACCGAGGGGTTGGACCGACTCGCGGCCGAGGCGTTCGACTGCGTCGTCTCCGACTACGAGATGCCGGGTCAGAACGGCATCGAACTCCTCGAAGCGGTCCGAGAGGAGTACAGCGACCTCCCCTTCATCCTCTACACGGGGAAGGGAAGCGAGGAAGTCGCCAGCGAGGCCATCTCCGCGGGCGTCACCGACTACCTGCAGAAGGAGGGCGGCACCGGGCAGTACGCCGTCCTCGCGAACCGCATCGAGAACGCCGTCGAGCAGTACCGCTCCCGGTCCGCGCTCGAAGCCAGCCAGCGCCGTCTCTCGCTGTTCATCGAACAGTCCCCGCTCGGCGTCATCGAGTACGACGAGCACTTCGAAATCGTCCGCCTGAATCCCAAGGCAGAGGAGATTCTGGGCTACTCCGAGGAGGAGTTGCGGGGTCACTCCTGGGAGGAGATAGTGGCCGAAGAGAGCTACGAGAACGTCGACACGGTGACCGACGAACTGGCGGCGGCCAGCGGCGGGTACCACAGCGTCGACGAGAACGTCCGGAAGGACGGCGAACGGATAATCTGCGAGTACCACAACCGCGTCGTCACCGACGAGGACGGCGCAGTCGTCGCCGTCTTCTCGCTGTTTCAGGACATCACCGAGCGCGAACGGCGCGAGAAACGGCTCCGAGAGACCACCGCCCGCCTCAAGGCCCTGTTCGAGGAGTCGCCCGACATGATAAACATCCACGACACCGAGGGGAACATCACCGACCCGAATCCCCACCTGTGCGCGGAGACGGGCTACGACGAGTCGGAACTCTCCGGGATGAAAGTCTGGGACCTCGATCAGACCATCGACCCCGAGGAGGCGCACTCGCTGTGGGAGGAGATGGAACGCGGCGAGCGCCGGAAGTTGGAAGGTGTCTACCGGCGGAAGGACGGGTCGACGTTCCCCGTCGAGGTACACGTCAGACGGCTCGACCTGTCCGGTTCCGTCCGGTTCGTGGTCATCAGCCGAGACATCTCCGAACGGAAGCGGCGCGAGTCGGACCTCGAACGGACGAACGCGTTGCTGTCGACGCTCGTCGAGACCCTCCCCGTCGGCGTCATCGCGGAGGACGCCTCCCGACGCGTCCTCGCGGCCAACCAGCGCCTGTTCGAGTTGTTCGAGATGGACCGCTCGCCGGACGAAGTTCTCGGCGAAGACTGCGCGCGGGTCGCGGGAGACGTGAGCGACCTGTTCGCCGACGCGTCCCGGTTCACCGAGCGAATCGACGAGATAATCGCGGCGTGCGAACCGGTCCACGACGAGGAGTTGACGCTCGCGGACGGGCGGACGTACGCCCGGAGCTACGAGCCCATCGAACTCGCCGACGGGACGGGGCACCTGTGGACGTACCGGGACGTCTCCGAGCAGAAGGAGCGGGAGGAACAACTACAGCGACAGAACGAGCGGCTGAACGAGTTCGCGAGCGTGGTCTCACACGACCTCCGGAATCCGCTCAACGTGGTGCAGGGCCGCGTCGAACTGGCACGCGAGGAGTGTGACACGGAGCACCTCGACCCGGCCGCGAACGCGCTGGACCGGAGTCTCACCCTCATCGACGACCTGCTGACGCTCGCCCGCGAGGGCGACGCCGTCGGCGACCTGTCGTCGGTGGACCTCGCGGACCTCGCCGACCGCTGCTGGCAGAACGTCGACACGGCAGGCGCGACGCTCTCGGTCGAAGCGGCGCGGACGGTTCGCGCCGACCGGAGCCGCCTCCAGCAGTTGGTGGAGAACCTCGTCCGGAACGCGGTGGAACACGGCGGCGACGACGTGACCGTCACCGTCGGCGACCTCGACGACGGGTTCTACGTCGAGGACGACGGGGCGGGCATCCCGCCCGAGGACCGCGACTCGGTGTTCGACGCCGGCTTCTCCACCTCCAGGGAGGGGACGGGCTTCGGACTGAGCATCGTTCAACAGGTCGCCGAGGCGCACGGGTGGCGCATCGCCGTGACCGAGAGCGCCGAGGGGGGCGCGCGGTTCGAGATCACCGGCGTCTCCGGGACACGGTGAGGTTCGGCCGCCCCCGAAAGCGCGCAGCGAGTTCGCCCGTCGAGAGCGCCGTTCTGGCCCGAATCAAAAGTACCATGCAACCACGCGACGCAGAGACCCGTATCAGGTGGACTACGTGACCGAGAAACGCGAATACACGGACGACTACCCCGACAAGACGCTGTACATCCCGGGTCCGACTGAGGTGCGCGAGGACGTCGTCGAGGAGATGTGCCAACCGATGTTCGGACACCGGATGGACCGGATGACGGACCTCTACACGACCATCGTCGAGGACACCAAGGAGTTCCTCGGCACCGACAACGACGTCGTCGTCCTGACGGCGTCGGGAACGGAGTTCTGGGAGGCGTCGACGCTCAACCTCGTCGACGAGAACATCCTCGTGGCGACCTGCGGGAGCTTCAGCGAGCGACACGCCAACGTGGCCGAGCGGTTGGGCAAAAACGTCGACCGATTGGAGTACGACTGGGGGCAGGCCGTCAAGCCCGAGGACGTGCGCGACGCCCTCGAACGGAGCGACGGGGAGTACGA
It encodes the following:
- a CDS encoding hybrid sensor histidine kinase/response regulator codes for the protein MNETGETIRVLHVDDEPNFADLAATFLERENDRFSVEAVTSATEGLDRLAAEAFDCVVSDYEMPGQNGIELLEAVREEYSDLPFILYTGKGSEEVASEAISAGVTDYLQKEGGTGQYAVLANRIENAVEQYRSRSALEASQRRLSLFIEQSPLGVIEYDEHFEIVRLNPKAEEILGYSEEELRGHSWEEIVAEESYENVDTVTDELAAASGGYHSVDENVRKDGERIICEYHNRVVTDEDGAVVAVFSLFQDITERERREKRLRETTARLKALFEESPDMINIHDTEGNITDPNPHLCAETGYDESELSGMKVWDLDQTIDPEEAHSLWEEMERGERRKLEGVYRRKDGSTFPVEVHVRRLDLSGSVRFVVISRDISERKRRESDLERTNALLSTLVETLPVGVIAEDASRRVLAANQRLFELFEMDRSPDEVLGEDCARVAGDVSDLFADASRFTERIDEIIAACEPVHDEELTLADGRTYARSYEPIELADGTGHLWTYRDVSEQKEREEQLQRQNERLNEFASVVSHDLRNPLNVVQGRVELAREECDTEHLDPAANALDRSLTLIDDLLTLAREGDAVGDLSSVDLADLADRCWQNVDTAGATLSVEAARTVRADRSRLQQLVENLVRNAVEHGGDDVTVTVGDLDDGFYVEDDGAGIPPEDRDSVFDAGFSTSREGTGFGLSIVQQVAEAHGWRIAVTESAEGGARFEITGVSGTR
- a CDS encoding 4Fe-4S dicluster domain-containing protein, coding for MSGVDESAEPTRTPSVPDTATLDRMVDAEAADPEAELAKTEYSTDLGVAMAEDAKRVARGELSGDDYWEKYDRAAEAEFGDDYRETPNPAIDGDGQTVSRETAEGLGCAVGSMDSVAASVESEDGPDGDEKWGMVIDLQKCVGCDSCTVACKAENRTPPGVSYNVVMEEEHGEFPNVTRTNVPRPCMQCENPPCVQVCPVSATYKMDNGVVNVDYDRCIGCRYCMIACPYGARYFDFGENYDDEVTGSGEVTSPEYGVDRGPREGGESPVGNVRKCSMCMHRLNRGEEPACVETCVGDARNAGDLNDPDSDVSEMADSTRSFQLKESEGTDPNVYYLK
- the nrfD gene encoding NrfD/PsrC family molybdoenzyme membrane anchor subunit — translated: MATTELDYDSGFRNGRFRVAWYALLAVLLAVGGWATWRRISLGMASTNLTSVAPWGAWVAFYIYFVGLSAGAFLVSTLANVFEVEGLEKIDRDALFAAIVSMVVALLFVWTDLGRMDRMYHPFIWRQLTSALSWEVHAYVAYIGVLVTELYFSMRVDLARVAAHAEGWRARLCGLLTLGRRDTSAASAETDERWLKRAGLVGIPLAIFMVHGGTGVLFAVAKARPYWNSGLFPVIFVVSAVVSGTALVAALYVLRSKLLTGETLDRDLMDRLGQLLAAFVLADAAFTTIDALIALNSLHPHEVETWLVVLFGEMSWSFWVFMVGLGWVLPLVVLSNRSWRRSAVPLTLAGLSVVVGIVAVRFNIVVPPQILPVMEGLPHGEYFPSAVEWLTSAGMIAVGLLLYSLGAEVLPLRPLDARDESHADRPSAATDGGVSDHGGDDR
- a CDS encoding bacterio-opsin activator domain-containing protein, whose amino-acid sequence is MAVNPLLAASIALRLGGVGYSLALLSRSRDRRFAFLTCMLALMAARQVWTAMATTATGLAELPGLLVSVLAVATVHYLSRYVSEEDRIKARLRETNEELRSFRKAVEHAGHAIFLTDTDGTIEYANPAVETVTGYAPEGVVGEDPSLWKSGEHDDDFYEDLWATITDGEVWDGEIINERRDGEFCWVDMTVAPITDDAGEVDRFVAVDTDVTERKERELRIREQKERLEHLNDTNEVLREVNRRLVQADDRDDVERAACEQFAATDPYDAAWVATRNMVNDAVRERTHAGIDAESLDAVVAALNDADGETPVDRALTEGVTAVARTGDGDDGFAPAGSAATLAIPLTYRDVSYGALVVHAADADALDAVDPSVLDELGETIGYAVDAAESKQSLVADRVTELTFRLPPDAGPLFELAAGLDCELELDRLSVAADGAPVEYVTVRGADADAVCDAAAADPRFESAQVLSDGDEAAVVRFAVSDASVVTTLADRNCVVDSLSADAAGGRVTAEMPQSASVGSVVEAVRARHPDADLIAQRERERSTETRGEFRAALEDRLTERQLEALQTAHFAGYFDWPRETSGEDAAALMDISQSTFLQHLRAAERKLGERLFDEESDAGTRATAGRLAAKR